CCAGGTACGCCCCGGAGAACAGCCCCTCGGCGCCGTAGAAGGTCCGCTGGGCGAACGGCTCGGTGAACAGCACCAGCGTCTCGCCGGCCAGCGAGTCCCGGTCGCCGCTGTAGGCGACCAGGCCGACCACGCTGAACTCGCGTGCCTCGTTGACCTCCGGCAGGTAGACCTTGAGCCGGTCGCCGACCGCCGCGTGGGACTGCTCGGCGGTGTACCGCGACAGCACCAGCTCGGTGTCGGACGCCGGCCACCGGCCCTCGTCGAGCTCGACCAGCGCGAACGGGTCGTCGCCGGTGACGCCGCCGCCGATCTGCGGGGCGCCGGAGGTGGTCACCGGGTCGCCGTCGCGCACGTCGAACGGGATCACGCCGAAAGCGCTCACGTCGCCGGAGACGGCTCGGGCGCCGGGCAGCGCGGCCATCTGGTCGATCTGTGCCTGGGTCAGGCGTGGCTGCGGCTCCTCGTCGGCGGCGTCCTCGGTGAGCGCCACCTGGACGTCGACGTTCTGGTTGATGGAGCGGAACAGGGTCTCGAAGCGCGCGCCCAGCGAGTCGGTCAGCACGAACGCGCCGGACAGGAACGACACGCCGAGGATGATCGCGACGATCGCGAGGGTCAGCCGGAGCTTGCGCGACAGCAGGCTCTTCAGGCTCGCCCGCAGCATCTACTCGCCCCCGCCGTCACGTCGAGGTGCTTGAGCTTTTCCAGTACCAACTCGGCGGTCGGCTCGCGCATCTCGTCGACGATCTGGCCGTCGACCAGGAAGATCACGCGGTCCGCGTACGACGCGGCGCCCGGGTCGTGGGTGACCATGACGATGGTCTGGCCGAAGTCGCGCACGGAGTTG
This genomic stretch from Phytohabitans rumicis harbors:
- a CDS encoding ABC transporter permease yields the protein MLRASLKSLLSRKLRLTLAIVAIILGVSFLSGAFVLTDSLGARFETLFRSINQNVDVQVALTEDAADEEPQPRLTQAQIDQMAALPGARAVSGDVSAFGVIPFDVRDGDPVTTSGAPQIGGGVTGDDPFALVELDEGRWPASDTELVLSRYTAEQSHAAVGDRLKVYLPEVNEAREFSVVGLVAYSGDRDSLAGETLVLFTEPFAQRTFYGAEGLFSGAYLAARDGVSQEELRTQAAPLVPTGFEAKTGEQANEDQANAVQEGLSQLTTYFFGPFAIVALIVGVFLIFNTFNIVVAQRAQELALFRAMGASWRQVTGSVLVEAIIVGVVGSTLGLLAGIGLGVAGSAALTSLIGAQLPGAGVTVGPPRSSSRTWWASWSPCCPRSSRRSGRPRSRRWPRCARSPGPTSRCARCPSWAPPSPCPARPWSPRR